The following coding sequences are from one Humulus lupulus chromosome X, drHumLupu1.1, whole genome shotgun sequence window:
- the LOC133804619 gene encoding protein FAR-RED IMPAIRED RESPONSE 1-like, whose translation MSLEEEGICFHSDASDEDISRENTTDLNEIVSTPKIGMNFDSLDALFLHYKIYGRQEGFGVKKKTSRKSLNGKITFVCFSCSRARKSQPTKQNFLIPNPQMKTDCKARINATLFEDGKCKINYVVLEHNHCLSPHRSRFYTCNREISIGVQRRLELNDRAGVSVAKKFQTLVVEAGGHDKVPFLEKDCRNFVDKARRLRLGIGDAKAIHDYFMSMQAKNSSFFYMMDLDDDGRIKNVFWANSRSRALYEEFGDVVTFDTTYMTNKYDLPFAPFVGVNHHRHYILLGCGLLSNEDTNTFIWLFKTWLTCMNECAPIAIITDQDKAMKKAIEVVFPETRHRWCLWHILKKIPEKLRGYKFYEQIKNVLKNVVYDSLTKEEFEEKWGDFLNEFNLLENVWLNDLYEERHRWVPTFVIDTFWAGMSTTQRSESMNSFFDDYVNSKTSLKQFVEQYDLALRNKVEKENLANFQSFSTEILCVTHFEIEKQFQMIYTHSKFKELQHELTRKLYCNVSCKGEKDGAYYVTETLFIGDKQKEMGYNVQFNNETCEVKCACRLFEFKGIICRHALSVLIREHVKSVPEKYIVPRWRKDIKQCHTRIKVNYNEWSGSFETQRYDRL comes from the coding sequence ATGTCATTGGAAGAAGAGGGTATTTGTTTTCATAGTGATGCAAGTGATGAAGATATAAGTAGAGAAAACACAACAGACTTGAATGAGATTGTATCAACACCTAAGATTGGAATGAATTTTGATTCATTGGATGCCTTATTTTTGCACTACAAAATATATGGAAGGCAAGAAGGTTTTGGTGTTAAGAAGAAAACAAGTCGTAAGTCACTGAATGGGAAAATAACATTTGTTTGCTTTTCATGTTCTCGAGCTAGGAAATCACAACCCACAAAACAAAATTTTCTCATTCCTAATCCACAGATGAAAACAGATTGCAAAGCAAGAATTAATGCTACCTTGTTTGAAGATGGAAAATGCAAGATTAATTATGTTGTGCTTGAACATAATCATTGTCTAAGTCCACACAGATCACGATTCTACACTTGCAATAGAGAAATAAGTATAGGGGTACAAAGAAGGTTAGAACTAAATGATCGAGCTGGGGTTAGTGtggcaaaaaaatttcaaacacttGTAGTAGAAGCTGGTGGTCATGATAAAGTTCCATTCTTAGAAAAAGATTGTAGAAATTTTGTTGATAAAGCTAGGCGTTTGCGCTTAGGAATTGGAGATGCCAAAGCAATCCATGATTATTTCATGAGTATGCAAGCTAAGAATTCTAGCTTCTTTTACATGATGGATTTAGATGATGATGGTcgaataaaaaatgtattttgggcCAATTCTAGGAGTAGAGCATTATATGAAGAGTTTGGTGATGTTGTTACGTTTGACACAACATACATGACAAATAAATATGATTTGCCATTTGCACCTTTTGTAGGAGTAAATCATCACAGACACTATATCTTGTTGGGGTGTGGATTGTTATCAAATGAGGACACTAATACATTTATTTGGTTGTTCAAAACATGGCTTACATGCATGAATGAGTGTGCACCGATTGCTATAATCACTGACCAAGACAAAGCAATGAAAAAGGCTATAGAAGTTGTATTTCCTGAAACTCGACATCGTTGGTGTTTATGGCATATATTGAAAAAGATACCTGAAAAGTTAAGGGGATACAAATTTTATGAACAAATAAAGAATGTCTTGAAAAATGTGGTTTATGATTCCTTAACCAAGGaagaatttgaagaaaaatgggGAGATTTTCTCAATGAGTTTAATCTTTTAGAGAATGTGTGGTTGAATGATTTATATGAGGAGAGACATCGTTGGGTTCCTACATTTGTGATAGACACTTTTTGGGCAGGTATGTCAACTACTCAACGTAGTGAAAGTATGAATTCATTTTTTGATGATTATGTAAATTCGAAGACATCATTGAAGCAATTTGTTGAACAATATGACCTTGCTTTAAGAAATAAGGTTGAGAAAGAAAACCTTGCAAATTTTCAGTCTTTCAGTACTGAAATCCTGTGTGTAACACATTTTGAGATAGAAAAGCAATTTCAAATGATCTATACTCATTCTAAGTTTAAGGAATTACAACATGAGCTAACTAGGAAGCTATATTGTAATGTTTCTTGTAAAGGTGAGAAAGATGGTGCATATTATGTAACTGAGACTTTATTTATTGGAGATAAACAAAAAGAAATGGGTTATAATGTTCAGTTCAATAACGAGACATGTGAGGTAAAATGTGCTTGTCGACTATTTGAATTTAAAGGGATCATTTGTAGGCATGCGTTATCAGTTTTGATACGAGAACATGTCAAAAGTGTGCCAGAAAAGTATATTGTACCACGGTGGAGGAAAGATATAAAACAATGCCATACAAGAATCAAGGTCAACTATAATGAATGGAGTGGAAGTTTTGAAACTCAACGGTATGATAGATTGTAA